One Neomonachus schauinslandi chromosome 9, ASM220157v2, whole genome shotgun sequence DNA segment encodes these proteins:
- the RCN2 gene encoding reticulocalbin-2 isoform X3 gives MRLGPRPAALGLLLLCAAVASAGDAEELHYPQGEHRSDYDREALLGGQEEVDEYVKLSPEEQHKRLKSIIKKIDLDSDGFLTESELSSWIQMSFKHYAMQEAKQQFVEYDKNSDGSVSWDEYNIQMYDRVIDFDENTALDDAEEESFRQDKKRFEKANQDAGPGLNLEEFIAFEHPEEVDYMMEFVIQEALEEHDKNGDGFVSLEEFLGDYRRDPTANEDPEWILVEKDRFLNDYDKDTDGRLDPQELLSWVVPNNQGIAQEEALHLIDEMDLNSDRKLSEAEILENQDLFLTSEATDYGRQLHDEYFYHDEL, from the exons ATGCGGCTGGGCCCGAGGCCCGCGGCgctggggctgctgctgctgTGCGCTGCGGTAGCCAGCGCCGGGGACGCCGAGGAGCTGCACTACCCGCAGGGCGAGCACCGCAGCGACTACGACCGTGAGGCGCTGTTGGGCGGCCAG GAAGAAGTCGATGAATATGTTAAACTCTCCCCCGAAGAGCAACACAAAAGACTGAAGTCAATCATAAAGAAAATTGACTTGGACTCAGATGGCTTTCTCACGGAAA GCGAACTCAGTTCGTGGATTCAAATGTCTTTTAAACATTATGCTATGCAAGAAGCAAAACAACAGTTTGTTGAATATGACAAAAACAGTGATGGTAGTGTGTCATGGGATGAATACAACATTCAGATGTATGATCGTGTGATCGACTTTGATGAGAACACTGCTCTGGATGATGCAGAAGAGGAGTCTTTTAGGCAG GACAAGAAGCGATTTGAGAAAGCAAACCAAGATGCAGGTCCTGGTTTGAATCTTGAAGAATTTATTGCTTTTGAGCATCCTGAAGAAGTTGATTATATGATG GAATTTGTCATTCAAGAGGCTTTAGAAGAACATGACAAAAATGGTGATGGATTTGTTAGTTTGGAAGAATTTCTTGGTGACTATAGGCGAGATCCAA CAGCAAATGAAGATCCAGAGTGGATACTCGTTGAGAAGGATAGATTCCTGAATGATTATGACAAAGATACTGATGGCAGGCTTGATCCCCAAGAGCTGTTGTCTTGGGTAGTACCCAATAATCAGGGCATTGCACAAGAAGAG gctCTTCACCTAATTGATGAAATGGATTTGAATAGTGACAGAAAGCTCTCGGAAGCAGAGATTCTGGAGAACCAGGACTTGTTTCTTACCAGTGAAGCTACAGATTATGGCAGACAGCTTCATGATGAATATTTCTATCATGATGAGCTTTAA
- the RCN2 gene encoding reticulocalbin-2 isoform X2, with protein sequence MRLGPRPAALGLLLLCAAVASAGDAEELHYPQGEHRSDYDREALLGGQEEVDEYVKLSPEEQHKRLKSIIKKIDLDSDGFLTESELSSWIQMSFKHYAMQEAKQQFVEYDKNSDGSVSWDEYNIQMYDRVIDFDENTALDDAEEESFRQLHLKDKKRFEKANQDAGPGLNLEEFIAFEHPEEVDYMMEFVIQEALEEHDKNGDGFVSLEEFLGDYRRDPTNEDPEWILVEKDRFLNDYDKDTDGRLDPQELLSWVVPNNQGIAQEEALHLIDEMDLNSDRKLSEAEILENQDLFLTSEATDYGRQLHDEYFYHDEL encoded by the exons ATGCGGCTGGGCCCGAGGCCCGCGGCgctggggctgctgctgctgTGCGCTGCGGTAGCCAGCGCCGGGGACGCCGAGGAGCTGCACTACCCGCAGGGCGAGCACCGCAGCGACTACGACCGTGAGGCGCTGTTGGGCGGCCAG GAAGAAGTCGATGAATATGTTAAACTCTCCCCCGAAGAGCAACACAAAAGACTGAAGTCAATCATAAAGAAAATTGACTTGGACTCAGATGGCTTTCTCACGGAAA GCGAACTCAGTTCGTGGATTCAAATGTCTTTTAAACATTATGCTATGCAAGAAGCAAAACAACAGTTTGTTGAATATGACAAAAACAGTGATGGTAGTGTGTCATGGGATGAATACAACATTCAGATGTATGATCGTGTGATCGACTTTGATGAGAACACTGCTCTGGATGATGCAGAAGAGGAGTCTTTTAGGCAG CTTCATTTAAAGGACAAGAAGCGATTTGAGAAAGCAAACCAAGATGCAGGTCCTGGTTTGAATCTTGAAGAATTTATTGCTTTTGAGCATCCTGAAGAAGTTGATTATATGATG GAATTTGTCATTCAAGAGGCTTTAGAAGAACATGACAAAAATGGTGATGGATTTGTTAGTTTGGAAGAATTTCTTGGTGACTATAGGCGAGATCCAA CAAATGAAGATCCAGAGTGGATACTCGTTGAGAAGGATAGATTCCTGAATGATTATGACAAAGATACTGATGGCAGGCTTGATCCCCAAGAGCTGTTGTCTTGGGTAGTACCCAATAATCAGGGCATTGCACAAGAAGAG gctCTTCACCTAATTGATGAAATGGATTTGAATAGTGACAGAAAGCTCTCGGAAGCAGAGATTCTGGAGAACCAGGACTTGTTTCTTACCAGTGAAGCTACAGATTATGGCAGACAGCTTCATGATGAATATTTCTATCATGATGAGCTTTAA
- the RCN2 gene encoding reticulocalbin-2 isoform X1 produces the protein MRLGPRPAALGLLLLCAAVASAGDAEELHYPQGEHRSDYDREALLGGQEEVDEYVKLSPEEQHKRLKSIIKKIDLDSDGFLTESELSSWIQMSFKHYAMQEAKQQFVEYDKNSDGSVSWDEYNIQMYDRVIDFDENTALDDAEEESFRQLHLKDKKRFEKANQDAGPGLNLEEFIAFEHPEEVDYMMEFVIQEALEEHDKNGDGFVSLEEFLGDYRRDPTANEDPEWILVEKDRFLNDYDKDTDGRLDPQELLSWVVPNNQGIAQEEALHLIDEMDLNSDRKLSEAEILENQDLFLTSEATDYGRQLHDEYFYHDEL, from the exons ATGCGGCTGGGCCCGAGGCCCGCGGCgctggggctgctgctgctgTGCGCTGCGGTAGCCAGCGCCGGGGACGCCGAGGAGCTGCACTACCCGCAGGGCGAGCACCGCAGCGACTACGACCGTGAGGCGCTGTTGGGCGGCCAG GAAGAAGTCGATGAATATGTTAAACTCTCCCCCGAAGAGCAACACAAAAGACTGAAGTCAATCATAAAGAAAATTGACTTGGACTCAGATGGCTTTCTCACGGAAA GCGAACTCAGTTCGTGGATTCAAATGTCTTTTAAACATTATGCTATGCAAGAAGCAAAACAACAGTTTGTTGAATATGACAAAAACAGTGATGGTAGTGTGTCATGGGATGAATACAACATTCAGATGTATGATCGTGTGATCGACTTTGATGAGAACACTGCTCTGGATGATGCAGAAGAGGAGTCTTTTAGGCAG CTTCATTTAAAGGACAAGAAGCGATTTGAGAAAGCAAACCAAGATGCAGGTCCTGGTTTGAATCTTGAAGAATTTATTGCTTTTGAGCATCCTGAAGAAGTTGATTATATGATG GAATTTGTCATTCAAGAGGCTTTAGAAGAACATGACAAAAATGGTGATGGATTTGTTAGTTTGGAAGAATTTCTTGGTGACTATAGGCGAGATCCAA CAGCAAATGAAGATCCAGAGTGGATACTCGTTGAGAAGGATAGATTCCTGAATGATTATGACAAAGATACTGATGGCAGGCTTGATCCCCAAGAGCTGTTGTCTTGGGTAGTACCCAATAATCAGGGCATTGCACAAGAAGAG gctCTTCACCTAATTGATGAAATGGATTTGAATAGTGACAGAAAGCTCTCGGAAGCAGAGATTCTGGAGAACCAGGACTTGTTTCTTACCAGTGAAGCTACAGATTATGGCAGACAGCTTCATGATGAATATTTCTATCATGATGAGCTTTAA